The Flavobacterium sp. J372 genome includes a window with the following:
- a CDS encoding HAMP domain-containing sensor histidine kinase has product MKQIQSFDIDKSREPRFIPTGTEEFDYLNNSIGKLIEKNTAIYRNQKEFIENAAHELQTPLTVIQTKLESLFQSAEQSEHQAVLIESINGDLSRLHRLSKNLMLLSSMENEAYANKQAFPVSQYLTKNIEFFTTQAESKDIEITLEIREDHIVHANPALLEILVNNLFANAIRHTAAGGIIITELSGVELKFSNTGTASLDQSRLYNRFSKSESAGKGNGLGLSIVKKIIEINNWEIEYGFLGEMHHFTVKFR; this is encoded by the coding sequence CTGAAGCAGATACAAAGCTTTGACATCGACAAGAGCAGGGAACCGAGGTTCATACCCACGGGCACTGAAGAATTTGATTACCTCAACAACAGTATCGGGAAGCTGATCGAGAAAAACACCGCAATTTACAGGAACCAGAAAGAGTTCATTGAGAATGCCGCGCACGAACTCCAGACCCCCCTCACGGTTATCCAGACCAAGCTGGAATCCTTATTCCAGTCGGCCGAGCAATCCGAACACCAGGCGGTATTGATCGAATCCATTAATGGCGACCTTTCGCGCCTGCACCGGCTGAGCAAAAACCTGATGCTGCTCTCCAGCATGGAGAATGAGGCGTATGCTAACAAACAGGCTTTCCCGGTTTCACAATACCTAACTAAAAATATAGAATTCTTTACTACACAGGCAGAATCAAAGGATATTGAGATAACGCTGGAAATCAGGGAAGACCATATCGTCCATGCCAACCCTGCTCTGCTGGAAATCCTGGTGAACAACCTTTTTGCCAATGCCATACGGCACACAGCTGCAGGAGGTATTATCATTACAGAACTGTCGGGTGTTGAGCTTAAATTCTCAAACACCGGCACTGCAAGCCTTGACCAGTCGCGGCTTTACAACCGCTTTTCGAAGTCGGAAAGTGCAGGCAAAGGCAACGGCCTTGGATTGTCCATCGTAAAAAAGATCATTGAGATAAATAATTGGGAAATCGAATATGGATTTTTAGGCGAAATGCATCATTTTACCGTAAAATTCAGGTAA
- a CDS encoding efflux RND transporter permease subunit, protein MSAGVGFIALFGVAVLNGIVLIAYFNQLKLEGMNDIYERIKEGTKVRLRPVLLTAAVASLGFLPMALSTGAGAEVQKAFGNSGYRGLITATLLTLVVLPILYYYFERESRAVLRKAQEN, encoded by the coding sequence ATTTCGGCCGGTGTCGGCTTCATTGCCCTCTTTGGTGTGGCAGTGCTAAACGGCATCGTACTGATAGCTTATTTCAACCAGCTAAAACTCGAAGGCATGAACGATATTTATGAACGCATCAAGGAAGGTACAAAGGTAAGGCTAAGGCCGGTACTGCTTACAGCAGCAGTGGCATCCCTGGGCTTCCTGCCGATGGCACTCAGCACCGGAGCAGGTGCGGAGGTGCAAAAAGCCTTTGGCAACAGTGGTTATAGGGGGCTTATCACTGCCACGCTCCTTACGCTTGTGGTACTTCCTATATTGTACTATTATTTCGAAAGGGAATCAAGGGCGGTGCTCCGAAAGGCGCAGGAAAACTAG
- a CDS encoding efflux RND transporter permease subunit — protein sequence MEAGDMIIIMKDKDEWTSAETKEELMAKMEEALEEIPGATTEFSQPVQMRMNELMTGVRSDVAIKIFGEDIDRLVSAGDEVMGLIQGVPGVTDARAERVAGLPQITVKYNKDKLALYGLNVGDMNRVVRMGFAGEAAGTVYEGEKRFDLVVRLAEDKRQDINNLKSLYVTLPSGSQIPLEQVADIQFEDGPMQISREEGRRRIVVGFNVRGRDVQSVVKDIQAKLDKSLKLPAGYYTTYGGQFENLQQANKRLMVAVPVALGLIFVLLYFTFKSVKQSILIFTAIPLSAIGGRIRPMAARHAVQYFGRCRLHCPLWCGSAKRHRTDSLFQPAKTRRHERYL from the coding sequence ATGGAAGCAGGCGATATGATCATCATCATGAAAGATAAGGACGAATGGACTTCGGCTGAAACTAAAGAAGAGCTTATGGCTAAGATGGAAGAAGCCCTTGAAGAGATCCCGGGTGCAACCACCGAATTCTCCCAGCCGGTACAGATGCGTATGAACGAGCTTATGACGGGCGTGCGAAGCGATGTCGCCATCAAGATATTCGGGGAGGATATTGACCGCCTTGTGAGCGCAGGCGATGAGGTGATGGGCCTTATACAAGGCGTACCGGGCGTTACGGATGCCAGGGCAGAAAGGGTGGCCGGGCTTCCGCAAATCACCGTTAAATACAACAAAGACAAGCTGGCGTTATATGGATTAAACGTTGGCGATATGAACAGGGTAGTCAGGATGGGCTTTGCAGGCGAGGCTGCCGGTACCGTCTATGAAGGCGAAAAGCGGTTCGACCTAGTGGTAAGGCTTGCAGAAGATAAGAGGCAAGACATAAACAACCTCAAATCACTCTATGTCACATTACCTTCGGGCAGCCAGATACCATTGGAGCAGGTAGCCGACATCCAGTTTGAGGACGGCCCGATGCAGATCAGCCGTGAGGAAGGCCGCCGCCGCATCGTGGTAGGCTTCAATGTCCGCGGGCGTGACGTGCAGAGCGTTGTCAAGGATATACAGGCGAAACTGGACAAGAGCCTGAAACTGCCGGCAGGGTATTACACGACCTATGGCGGACAGTTCGAAAACCTTCAGCAGGCCAACAAGCGCCTGATGGTGGCAGTGCCTGTAGCGCTTGGACTGATATTCGTATTGCTTTACTTCACATTCAAGTCGGTTAAGCAATCCATACTGATATTCACCGCGATACCACTCTCGGCTATCGGGGGGCGTATTCGCCCTATGGCTGCGCGGCATGCCGTTCAGTATTTCGGCCGGTGTCGGCTTCATTGCCCTCTTTGGTGTGGCAGTGCTAAACGGCATCGTACTGATAGCTTATTTCAACCAGCTAAAACTCGAAGGCATGAACGATATTTATGA
- a CDS encoding efflux RND transporter permease subunit, which produces MKPQLIGTPGVAEVNTLGGSLKQYEIAVDPDRLKAMDVTIAEIFAALESNNENTGGAYIDKKPYAYFIRGDWYGKRYGRYQ; this is translated from the coding sequence ATCAAGCCGCAGCTCATTGGTACGCCAGGTGTAGCTGAGGTGAATACCCTGGGCGGCTCGCTTAAGCAATACGAAATCGCGGTGGACCCGGACAGGCTTAAAGCCATGGATGTCACCATCGCTGAGATATTTGCGGCACTAGAGTCCAATAACGAGAACACAGGAGGCGCCTATATCGATAAGAAACCGTATGCCTACTTCATCAGGGGGGATTGGTATGGTAAGCGGTATGGACGATATCAATAA
- a CDS encoding DUF6660 family protein → MNRIKQILLYSFSVYLIVLMALPCSEAHASNGSIAIEQSGHGKEKDNDDDHHQMEICTPFCICSSCVIAIVVHPALDIQFFDTENTTTEISNFYTSFKSDFYGAIWQPPQLV, encoded by the coding sequence GTGAACAGGATTAAGCAAATACTATTATACAGCTTTTCAGTCTATCTTATAGTGCTGATGGCGTTGCCTTGCAGCGAAGCGCATGCAAGCAACGGCAGCATCGCTATTGAGCAATCCGGCCATGGTAAAGAGAAGGACAATGACGATGACCATCACCAGATGGAAATCTGTACGCCGTTCTGCATTTGCAGCAGCTGCGTAATAGCAATAGTAGTGCATCCTGCACTTGACATCCAGTTCTTCGATACTGAAAACACGACTACAGAAATATCAAATTTCTATACCTCCTTCAAATCCGACTTTTACGGTGCCATCTGGCAACCGCCCCAGTTAGTATAA
- a CDS encoding diacylglycerol kinase family protein codes for MALIHFIINPVAGGGNSLEKLVEAINTAFNRETYTAQLHFSEYQGHAKEIAELLVKKSPSFIVACGGDGTINEIASVIVGSDIKLGIVPIGSGNGLAANLRLPKNISIALQLIKQGNTKKIDAGLINGKYFFSNTGVSFDAEVIKIYEQQKAKGFAGYLKACFFATLSFKPVNAHITFGKHTVEGPQFLLFVSNSNQLGYGKSLTPNALPDDGLLDIATVEKIGFWEKIRLGYLLLRGKTLNFEKIKIERTPQAAIELPEKIFTTAQIDGEFIYFKTNKFTITVQPACLTVIVP; via the coding sequence ATGGCCTTAATACACTTTATCATAAATCCCGTTGCAGGCGGGGGAAACAGCCTCGAAAAACTTGTAGAGGCTATCAATACAGCCTTCAACAGGGAAACCTATACAGCGCAGCTCCACTTTAGCGAATATCAGGGTCATGCTAAGGAAATCGCTGAATTATTAGTAAAGAAAAGCCCCTCATTTATCGTAGCCTGCGGCGGGGATGGCACTATCAACGAAATAGCATCCGTAATAGTGGGATCGGATATCAAGCTGGGTATTGTGCCGATTGGTTCGGGAAACGGGCTGGCCGCTAATCTCAGGCTTCCAAAGAACATTTCGATAGCATTGCAGCTTATCAAACAGGGAAATACTAAGAAGATCGATGCAGGCCTTATTAACGGGAAATACTTCTTCAGCAATACAGGCGTGAGCTTTGATGCGGAAGTGATAAAAATTTACGAACAGCAAAAGGCCAAAGGCTTTGCGGGTTACCTAAAGGCCTGCTTTTTTGCGACACTTTCCTTTAAGCCGGTTAATGCGCACATAACCTTCGGTAAACATACTGTCGAAGGGCCGCAGTTCCTGCTGTTCGTATCCAATTCGAACCAGTTGGGTTATGGTAAATCCCTAACTCCTAATGCCCTTCCCGACGATGGCCTTCTTGACATTGCCACGGTTGAAAAGATTGGATTTTGGGAAAAAATACGCCTCGGCTACCTGTTGCTCAGGGGAAAAACGCTAAATTTCGAAAAAATTAAAATTGAACGGACACCGCAAGCGGCGATAGAGCTTCCTGAAAAAATATTTACAACAGCTCAGATTGACGGCGAATTCATTTATTTTAAAACCAACAAATTTACAATAACCGTACAGCCTGCCTGCCTTACGGTAATAGTACCCTGA
- a CDS encoding heavy metal-binding domain-containing protein, with protein sequence MKRIIIIFALAIATTGFVACNGKEEKKDATEHAGHDHSEGDGHDHAKGDSHDHELAYQCPMDCEKGKTYDAKGKCPVCEMELKEVHTDSHEGHDHEGEDHGDHKH encoded by the coding sequence ATGAAACGAATCATTATCATTTTTGCGTTAGCGATCGCTACCACCGGATTTGTTGCCTGCAATGGCAAAGAAGAAAAGAAAGACGCTACTGAACATGCGGGACATGACCATAGCGAAGGCGACGGGCATGACCACGCTAAGGGAGACAGCCACGACCACGAGTTGGCGTACCAATGCCCTATGGACTGCGAAAAAGGGAAAACTTATGATGCCAAAGGAAAATGCCCTGTATGTGAGATGGAACTGAAAGAAGTACACACGGACAGCCATGAGGGGCATGACCATGAAGGCGAGGACCATGGCGACCACAAGCACTAA
- a CDS encoding efflux RND transporter permease subunit, whose protein sequence is MLDKVIHFSINNKFIIGLFTIALIITGAYSLSNLPIDALPDITNNQVQIITTSPSLATQDVEQFITYPIEQSVKPIPEIVELRSVSRFGLSVVTVVFEEDTDLYWARAQISERLKEAENVIPKNLGTPEMAPISTGLGEIYQYVVFPKKGTRRNLTRHSCVPYRTGSSSRSSLVRQV, encoded by the coding sequence ATGTTAGATAAAGTCATTCATTTTAGTATCAATAATAAATTCATTATTGGTCTTTTCACCATAGCATTAATAATTACAGGCGCGTATTCGCTTTCGAACCTGCCTATTGATGCCCTGCCTGATATCACGAACAATCAGGTGCAAATCATTACAACATCGCCATCGCTGGCCACCCAGGATGTTGAGCAATTCATAACCTATCCCATTGAGCAATCCGTTAAGCCGATCCCTGAAATTGTGGAGCTGCGTTCGGTGAGCCGTTTCGGCCTCAGCGTGGTAACGGTCGTATTCGAAGAGGATACCGACCTGTACTGGGCCAGGGCACAAATATCGGAACGCCTCAAAGAAGCCGAGAATGTTATTCCTAAAAACCTCGGTACGCCCGAGATGGCCCCAATCAGTACTGGATTAGGGGAAATTTACCAATATGTAGTTTTCCCGAAAAAGGGTACGAGAAGAAATTTGACGCGACACAGCTGCGTACCATACAGGACTGGATCATCAAGCCGCAGCTCATTGGTACGCCAGGTGTAG
- a CDS encoding MgtC/SapB family protein: MQIDIASELIILIKLVVSFLLGAFIGLDRERHGRDAGIRTYGAVCVGATLFTAVTMHLADDPTAASRVIANIITGIGFLGAGIIYRNGASGTSQGLTTAATVWCTSAVGVAVALNMFIIAGASATFLYFLLSLHHQKWYMRWKEKLKQKEYEDHD; the protein is encoded by the coding sequence ATGCAGATAGATATCGCTTCCGAACTTATCATACTCATCAAACTGGTCGTATCCTTCCTTCTCGGAGCCTTCATTGGCCTGGACAGGGAACGCCATGGCAGGGACGCGGGCATCCGTACCTATGGGGCGGTATGTGTCGGGGCTACATTATTTACTGCCGTGACAATGCATTTGGCGGATGACCCTACGGCAGCATCGAGGGTCATCGCCAATATCATAACGGGCATAGGTTTCCTCGGGGCCGGCATCATTTACAGGAATGGGGCTTCCGGAACATCGCAGGGGCTTACCACAGCGGCAACGGTATGGTGCACTTCAGCCGTAGGGGTGGCGGTAGCGCTGAATATGTTCATTATTGCCGGGGCAAGCGCAACTTTCCTCTACTTCCTTTTATCACTCCACCACCAAAAATGGTACATGCGATGGAAAGAAAAGCTAAAACAAAAGGAATACGAAGACCACGATTAA
- a CDS encoding LTA synthase family protein: MMYYVIPSRRYSAIGHFALFYLSVSFLLRLAFMVWQYDEVDWHPVDFLRTIISGTFFDLGALAYLVAPCILYITVWPSRWIGTLADKAIIWFFTSLGVVILAFTFFAEVTFWEEFRSRFNFVAVDYLIYTHEVIANINESYPLPLLIGGVLAVSLLVLWLFFKGKVFKNTFAGKPGIGERVLFLMITAAFIGFYSLAIRNFHAEWSPNRYNSEISKNGIYSFFAAFRNNQMKYPEFYTAIPDTEAFALVREKLGASGTKFNAVGLSIRRDVENTAGPEKKYNVVFVLVESLSASFMSEFGNTENITPFLDSLAQQSTFFENMYATGNRTVRGMEAVTLCIPPTPGQSIVKRPENQGLYTINSVFEAKGYTTSFLYGGDGYFDNMNAYFGGNGFDIYDRGRGSILSDKIRATRTLIRDNEVRFENAWGICDEDIYSKMLSVADENYRAGKPFFNFVMTTSNHRPYTYPADRIDIPSGTGRKGAVKYTDYALKKMLQAARSKPWFSNTVFVIVADHCASSAGRNEIDVANYRIPAFIFNIPQAATQKVGKQCSQIDLFPTLFGMMDWNYTSNFFGKDVFGPDFEERALIATYRKLALLKKTGS, translated from the coding sequence ATGATGTATTATGTAATTCCCTCCCGCCGCTATTCGGCTATAGGCCACTTTGCCCTTTTTTACCTGTCGGTGTCATTCCTGCTCCGGCTCGCCTTCATGGTTTGGCAATATGATGAAGTTGACTGGCATCCCGTTGATTTTCTTCGGACGATCATTAGCGGTACATTTTTCGACCTTGGGGCACTGGCATACCTGGTTGCGCCCTGCATCCTGTACATTACCGTATGGCCTTCAAGATGGATCGGCACCTTAGCGGATAAAGCGATCATTTGGTTCTTCACGTCGCTGGGCGTAGTGATCCTGGCATTCACTTTTTTCGCAGAGGTAACCTTTTGGGAAGAGTTCAGGTCACGCTTCAATTTTGTTGCGGTCGACTACCTCATTTATACGCATGAAGTGATTGCCAATATCAATGAATCCTATCCCCTGCCGCTGCTCATAGGCGGTGTGCTTGCGGTAAGCCTTCTGGTGCTATGGCTTTTCTTTAAAGGGAAGGTATTCAAAAATACATTTGCAGGAAAGCCGGGGATTGGCGAACGGGTACTGTTTCTTATGATTACAGCCGCCTTCATCGGCTTTTACAGCCTCGCAATCCGGAACTTCCATGCCGAATGGTCGCCGAACCGCTATAACTCCGAAATCTCAAAGAATGGGATTTACAGCTTTTTCGCCGCCTTCCGTAACAACCAGATGAAATACCCTGAATTCTACACGGCTATTCCCGACACGGAAGCTTTTGCCCTTGTACGGGAAAAACTCGGGGCATCAGGTACGAAGTTTAATGCCGTGGGGCTTTCCATCAGGCGCGATGTGGAAAATACTGCCGGGCCGGAGAAAAAATATAATGTGGTGTTCGTATTAGTGGAAAGCCTTAGCGCCTCCTTCATGTCTGAATTCGGCAACACCGAAAACATCACCCCGTTCCTGGACAGCCTGGCACAACAGAGCACCTTTTTTGAGAACATGTATGCTACAGGCAACAGGACAGTGCGCGGAATGGAAGCGGTAACGCTGTGCATACCACCCACACCAGGCCAAAGCATCGTGAAAAGGCCGGAAAACCAGGGGCTGTACACAATCAATTCCGTCTTTGAGGCGAAAGGTTATACGACTTCATTCCTTTATGGCGGGGATGGGTATTTTGATAACATGAATGCCTATTTCGGTGGCAACGGGTTCGATATCTACGACCGTGGGCGTGGCAGTATATTGAGCGACAAGATCAGGGCAACGCGGACGCTTATCCGTGACAATGAAGTCCGCTTTGAGAATGCCTGGGGAATTTGCGATGAGGATATCTATTCGAAGATGCTGTCGGTTGCCGATGAGAACTACCGGGCGGGAAAACCGTTTTTTAATTTTGTGATGACCACATCTAATCACCGCCCTTACACCTATCCCGCAGACAGGATAGACATTCCTTCAGGTACCGGGCGCAAGGGGGCTGTAAAATATACCGACTATGCCCTAAAAAAAATGCTGCAGGCAGCGCGCAGCAAGCCATGGTTCAGCAATACGGTGTTTGTAATTGTTGCCGACCATTGCGCGAGCAGCGCCGGACGTAATGAAATTGATGTGGCAAATTACCGTATCCCAGCATTCATATTCAATATACCGCAAGCCGCTACGCAAAAGGTAGGCAAGCAGTGCTCACAAATTGACCTCTTCCCTACCCTTTTTGGGATGATGGACTGGAACTATACCTCAAACTTTTTTGGAAAGGATGTTTTTGGGCCGGATTTCGAAGAGAGGGCATTGATTGCAACCTACCGGAAACTGGCATTGCTGAAAAAGACCGGGTCATGA
- a CDS encoding response regulator transcription factor yields MKILIIEDEPEIAEGIRQYLLAHDVQCETARAFAEATEKISLYSYDCILLDLNLPGGSGFDILKEIKDMEKDDGVIIVSAQETLDSRITGFDLGADDYVTKPFHLSELYARILALIRRKNFGGSNTVTYNEITIDLRQKTVRVNQTMLDMTKKEIDLLLYLIGNGNRILSKSAIAEHLSGDMADMLESHDFVYTHIKNLKRRFRRPAAGNI; encoded by the coding sequence ATGAAAATACTGATCATCGAAGACGAACCCGAAATTGCGGAAGGCATCAGGCAATACCTGCTGGCGCATGATGTCCAGTGCGAGACCGCCAGGGCTTTTGCTGAGGCTACCGAAAAGATAAGCCTATACAGCTACGACTGCATACTCCTTGACCTGAACCTCCCGGGCGGCAGCGGTTTCGACATCTTGAAAGAGATCAAGGACATGGAGAAGGACGACGGGGTGATCATCGTCTCGGCGCAGGAAACGCTTGATAGCAGGATAACGGGCTTTGACCTTGGGGCGGATGACTACGTGACCAAGCCTTTCCATCTCTCTGAACTCTATGCCCGCATCCTGGCGCTCATCCGCCGTAAGAATTTTGGTGGGAGCAACACCGTTACCTATAATGAGATAACCATCGACTTACGCCAAAAGACGGTTAGGGTAAACCAAACAATGCTGGATATGACCAAGAAGGAGATAGATCTCCTGCTGTACCTTATTGGCAATGGGAACCGAATACTTTCAAAAAGCGCCATAGCCGAGCACCTCTCGGGCGATATGGCCGATATGCTGGAAAGCCATGACTTTGTCTATACGCATATAAAAAACCTGAAAAGAAGATTTCGCAGGCCGGCGGCGGGGAATATATAA
- a CDS encoding di-heme oxidoredictase family protein: protein MAGPGSIEEAIQLHGGEAAGSRSRYNQLTQDEKQALIKFLNSL, encoded by the coding sequence ATGGCAGGGCCAGGGTCCATTGAAGAAGCTATACAGCTGCATGGCGGTGAGGCTGCCGGAAGCCGCAGCCGTTACAACCAGCTTACCCAGGATGAGAAACAAGCCCTGATCAAATTTTTAAATTCCCTTTAA
- a CDS encoding efflux RND transporter permease subunit, whose protein sequence is MPTSSGGIGMVSGMDDINKIVIKNKGNVPVLVRDVAKVQIGGGIRYGATTKDGKGEEVTGMVMMLKGENSGQVVDRVKEKIEQIKKSLPEGVAIEPFLDRTKLVDNAIGTVQTNLIEGALIVIFILVLLLGNWRAGLVVASVIPLALLFAISMMKFFGVSGNLMSLGAIDFGIIVDGAVIIVEAIIHRLEVKKKAKLTQGPDERRGVWRSIQDKEQRCLW, encoded by the coding sequence ATGCCTACTTCATCAGGGGGGATTGGTATGGTAAGCGGTATGGACGATATCAATAAGATCGTCATCAAAAACAAGGGCAATGTACCGGTATTGGTACGTGATGTTGCCAAAGTACAGATTGGCGGTGGTATCCGTTACGGTGCTACCACCAAGGATGGAAAAGGAGAGGAAGTAACCGGTATGGTTATGATGCTCAAGGGCGAGAACAGCGGCCAGGTGGTGGACCGCGTAAAGGAAAAAATCGAGCAGATCAAGAAATCACTGCCGGAAGGCGTTGCCATAGAACCTTTCCTTGACCGTACCAAGCTTGTTGACAATGCCATCGGTACAGTACAGACCAACCTTATAGAGGGCGCCCTTATCGTAATTTTCATACTGGTATTGCTGCTTGGAAACTGGAGGGCCGGCCTTGTCGTGGCTTCAGTGATCCCGCTCGCGCTCCTGTTTGCCATCAGCATGATGAAATTCTTTGGGGTATCGGGCAACCTTATGAGCCTTGGCGCGATTGACTTCGGTATTATTGTCGATGGTGCCGTGATCATTGTCGAGGCCATCATCCATAGGCTGGAGGTCAAGAAGAAAGCAAAGCTCACCCAGGGACCAGATGAACGAAGAGGTGTATGGCGCAGCATCCAAGATAAGGAGCAGCGCTGCCTTTGGTGA